In Candidatus Sedimenticola sp. (ex Thyasira tokunagai), the following proteins share a genomic window:
- a CDS encoding IS3 family transposase (programmed frameshift), whose amino-acid sequence MGYPKERKESVLKKMLPPNNKTIPEISKEEGICEGTLYNWRKAARAEGRLMPDGDSTPTGWSATDKFTAVVETAPMNEAELSAYCRERGLYAEQIGEWREACEQANDWDRNQNKRLKDIRKVDEKRIKELERDLNRKEKALAETAALLVLRKKPRRSGGRRGRMINVPDRRRAVELIEEAVGAGASAQKACEVLEISLRTYKRWTDGDAVNADGRPDVKRPEPANKLKPEERQQILETCNEEAYQSLPPSQIVPALADKDTYIASESSFYRVLKEEDQLHRRGRVQAPRRVSKPAAYKATAPNQVWSWDITFLATTITGMFYRLYLVMDIYSRKIVGWEIHENETADNASLLIRKACLTEGIHERGLVLHSDNGSPMKGATMLATLQKLGVVPSFSRPSVSNDNPYSESLFGTMKYTPAFPSKPFESLDAARDWVYNFIRWYNEEHRHSGIQFVTPAQRHSGVELSILANRETVYEAAKQRNPERWSRETRNWTPVGEVWLNPENQDSRGAGIRDEAA is encoded by the exons ATGGGTTATCCAAAAGAGCGGAAAGAATCGGTACTGAAAAAGATGCTGCCGCCGAACAATAAAACGATACCAGAGATATCCAAGGAGGAAGGGATCTGCGAAGGCACGCTGTACAACTGGAGAAAAGCAGCCCGTGCTGAAGGGCGATTGATGCCTGATGGAGACAGCACTCCCACCGGATGGAGTGCCACAGATAAGTTCACAGCGGTTGTTGAGACTGCACCAATGAATGAGGCTGAGCTATCCGCTTACTGTCGTGAGCGTGGACTGTATGCCGAACAGATCGGTGAGTGGCGAGAAGCCTGTGAACAAGCGAATGACTGGGATCGAAATCAGAACAAGCGGTTAAAGGATATCCGTAAAGTGGATGAGAAGCGGATCAAAGAGTTGGAGCGAGATCTTAACCGCAAAGAGAAAGCGCTAGCTGAAACCGCAGCCCTACTGGTTCTGAGAAAAAAGCCCAGGCGATCTGGGGGACGGAGAGGAAGAATGATCAATGTCCCAGATCGCCGTAGAGCTGTTGAATTGATCGAAGAAGCGGTAGGTGCCGGTGCATCAGCGCAAAAAGCCTGCGAGGTACTGGAGATCAGTCTGCGCACCTATAAGCGCTGGACTGATGGTGATGCGGTCAATGCCGATGGCCGACCGGATGTTAAACGCCCAGAGCCCGCGAACAAACTGAAACCGGAGGAGCGACAGCAGATCCTGGAGACGTGTAATGAGGAAGCATACCAAAGCCTACCGCCATCACAGATCGTACCGGCACTGGCCGACAAAGACACCTATATCGCTTCCGAGTCCAGCTTTTACAGGGTACTGAAGGAGGAAGATCAGTTGCATCGCCGTGGGAGAGTGCAAGCACCGAGGCGAGTGAGCAAGCCAGCGGCTTACAAGGCTACAGCCCCGAATCAGGTATGGAGTTGGGATATCACATTCTTGGCAACGACCATCACCGGAATGTTCTACAGGCTTTACCTAGTGATGGACATCTACAGCCGCAAGATTGTCGGGTGGGAAATCCACGAAAATGAGACAGCTGATAATGCCTCGCTGTTGATCCGTAAAGCCTGCCTGACGGAGGGTATCCATGAACGTGGGCTGGTGCTTCACTCTGATAATGGATCACCGATGAAAGGTGCAACCATGCTGGCGACACTGCAAAAGTTGGGTGTAGTGCCGTCATTCAGTCGCCCTTCGGTGAGCAACGACAACCCCTATTCTGAGAGTTTGTTTGGGACAATGAAATACACACCGGCATTTCCGTCGAAACCGTTTGAGAGCTTAGATGCTGCGCGTGACTGGGTTTACAATTTCATTCGCTGGTATAACGAA GAGCACCGTCACAGCGGGATTCAGTTCGTGACACCCGCCCAACGTCATAGTGGTGTGGAGCTGTCGATTCTTGCGAATCGGGAGACGGTCTACGAAGCTGCAAAGCAACGAAACCCAGAGCGTTGGAGTAGAGAAACACGGAACTGGACGCCAGTCGGTGAAGTATGGCTGAACCCGGAGAATCAGGACTCGAGAGGAGCTGGAATTAGAGACGAAGCAGCGTAG
- a CDS encoding antibiotic biosynthesis monooxygenase: MILEVAILNIRPTQEKDFECAFKKAQEIISRSNGYVSHQLKRCIEKGNRYILLVNWETLEDHTVGFKQSNDYKEWSKLLHHFYDPFPDVEHYSDQ, encoded by the coding sequence ATGATACTGGAAGTTGCAATACTTAATATTAGGCCGACTCAAGAAAAAGATTTTGAATGTGCTTTTAAAAAAGCACAAGAAATAATATCACGATCTAATGGATATGTATCACATCAACTAAAGAGATGTATAGAAAAAGGTAATCGATATATATTATTAGTAAACTGGGAAACGCTTGAAGATCATACAGTAGGATTTAAGCAATCAAATGACTATAAAGAATGGAGTAAATTACTCCACCATTTTTATGACCCATTCCCTGATGTTGAACATTACAGTGATCAATAG
- a CDS encoding IS256 family transposase: protein MSKNNVVKLAGRDTIIDPLTELLRSGAEQLIYQAVEAELLELLAEHTERRTEDGKAGVVRNGHLPARKLQTGLGPVTVEIPKVRAKTGEPVTFRSALVPPYVRKTKSLEAALPWLYLKGISSGEMGEALKVLVGPDATGLSASTVSRLKQVWAEEYRSWCEERLDKEHWVYVWADGVYSGLRAEQTKLCALVVIGVNERGEKHFLAIEDGVRESTQSWREVLLKLKSRGLNPPKLAIGDGAMGFWAALEEVYPETRQQRCWMHKTMNVLNCLPKTAQPKAKQALHNIWQAETQADAEKAFDLFIKTYEPKYPKAAICLHKDREELMAFYHFPAQHWQSIRTSNPIESTFGTIRHRTKRSKGCLSRDGMLHMMFKLGLCAEKKWRRLRGFGYLAKVITGIKFKDGVEVTGVDQVAA, encoded by the coding sequence ATGAGTAAGAATAACGTTGTTAAGCTGGCAGGTCGAGATACGATTATCGATCCGCTGACAGAGTTGCTGAGAAGCGGTGCAGAGCAGTTGATCTACCAGGCGGTAGAGGCAGAGTTGCTGGAGCTGTTGGCGGAGCACACCGAGCGACGGACAGAGGATGGCAAGGCGGGTGTGGTGCGTAATGGTCATCTGCCAGCTCGTAAACTGCAGACAGGATTGGGGCCGGTCACGGTCGAGATCCCCAAAGTTCGAGCGAAGACCGGCGAGCCGGTGACGTTCCGATCAGCTCTGGTACCGCCGTATGTACGCAAGACGAAGTCACTGGAAGCGGCGCTGCCGTGGCTCTACCTGAAGGGGATTTCCAGTGGTGAGATGGGTGAGGCCCTGAAAGTGCTGGTGGGTCCGGATGCAACAGGCTTGTCGGCCAGCACGGTATCGCGTCTGAAGCAGGTCTGGGCAGAAGAATATCGGAGCTGGTGTGAGGAGCGCCTGGATAAGGAGCATTGGGTGTATGTGTGGGCAGACGGTGTCTACAGCGGACTGAGAGCAGAGCAGACGAAGCTGTGTGCCCTGGTGGTGATCGGTGTGAATGAGCGTGGTGAGAAGCATTTTCTGGCAATTGAGGATGGTGTGCGGGAGTCCACGCAGAGCTGGCGGGAGGTACTGTTGAAGCTGAAGTCACGCGGACTGAACCCGCCCAAATTGGCGATCGGTGACGGTGCCATGGGCTTCTGGGCTGCGCTGGAGGAAGTATATCCTGAGACGCGCCAGCAGCGCTGCTGGATGCACAAGACCATGAACGTGCTGAACTGCCTGCCAAAGACAGCTCAGCCGAAAGCGAAGCAGGCACTGCATAACATCTGGCAGGCGGAGACTCAGGCCGATGCGGAAAAGGCCTTTGATCTGTTTATCAAAACGTATGAGCCGAAGTATCCGAAGGCTGCCATCTGTCTGCACAAAGACCGAGAGGAACTGATGGCTTTCTATCACTTTCCGGCACAGCACTGGCAGAGCATTCGGACCAGCAATCCGATTGAATCAACCTTCGGGACAATCCGCCATCGAACCAAGCGTTCCAAGGGCTGCCTATCGCGTGACGGCATGCTACACATGATGTTCAAACTCGGCCTGTGTGCCGAGAAGAAGTGGAGACGATTACGGGGTTTCGGTTACCTGGCGAAGGTGATAACCGGAATCAAATTTAAAGATGGTGTTGAGGTAACAGGAGTCGATCAGGTCGCCGCTTGA
- a CDS encoding carboxymuconolactone decarboxylase family protein has product MSKYIFKKIEQSRNDRKKSHLSFLSNIKTYKIFLELEEKAFSNGALDTKTKELIALTVSIVTKCESCIEWHLKQALDAGAKDEEIYETIDVAISMGGGEAGVYSRFVLNALEYFKQPMQIELKK; this is encoded by the coding sequence ATGTCAAAATATATCTTTAAAAAAATAGAGCAAAGCAGAAATGATAGAAAAAAATCACATCTATCATTCCTTAGTAATATTAAGACATATAAAATATTTCTAGAATTAGAAGAGAAAGCATTTAGTAATGGCGCATTAGATACAAAAACTAAAGAACTTATTGCATTGACAGTATCAATAGTTACCAAATGTGAATCATGTATAGAATGGCATCTTAAACAAGCTTTAGATGCAGGTGCTAAAGATGAAGAAATATATGAAACAATCGACGTAGCTATTTCAATGGGTGGCGGTGAGGCTGGAGTATATTCGAGATTTGTTCTTAATGCTTTGGAATATTTTAAACAACCTATGCAAATTGAACTAAAAAAGTAA
- a CDS encoding N-acetyltransferase: MKDIVIRKARIKDVDDIRNILLLNHKEDYEEWPSIYIQPDIQNGPSKKEIRKIISNKNNIILMACYNNNIIGIIVSELSKGSAPLKKKEYGLIKRLYVIKNQRERGIATKLIKKTKKHYNRKGVDEVRLHVFGHNKQALKLYTKLGFTYLVSLMTDCIHIRR, translated from the coding sequence ATGAAAGATATAGTAATAAGAAAGGCTAGGATTAAAGATGTTGATGACATTAGAAATATATTATTATTGAATCATAAGGAAGACTATGAGGAATGGCCAAGTATATATATTCAACCAGACATACAAAACGGGCCATCAAAAAAAGAGATAAGGAAAATTATAAGTAATAAAAATAATATAATACTAATGGCATGTTATAATAATAATATTATAGGGATCATTGTATCAGAGCTATCTAAAGGAAGCGCACCATTAAAGAAAAAGGAATATGGACTAATAAAGAGATTGTATGTAATTAAAAACCAAAGAGAGAGAGGAATAGCTACTAAGCTAATAAAAAAGACTAAAAAGCACTATAATAGAAAAGGAGTAGATGAGGTTAGATTGCATGTATTTGGACATAATAAACAAGCGTTAAAATTATATACTAAATTAGGATTTACTTACTTAGTGTCTCTAATGACAGATTGTATACATATAAGAAGATGA
- a CDS encoding HAD hydrolase-like protein → MFDVDGTIVQSNDIDNECYIESVKEVIGITPDKCWSNYENITDSGILSEILLKENVIGEYRDIMNKVKNIYITKLNKRISQDCIIEVPGASEFIDYLHSRKDVVLSIATGGWFESAILKLRFAGIEFKNIPIASSNDHYSKAEIMRIAESRSLKNMVASNTYFGDSEYDKNASEDLGYNFILVGNSIVHDKRISDFTSINEVMLHIYS, encoded by the coding sequence ATGTTTGATGTTGATGGAACGATTGTACAGTCAAATGATATAGATAATGAATGCTATATTGAATCGGTAAAAGAAGTTATTGGTATAACTCCAGACAAATGCTGGTCTAATTATGAGAATATAACAGATAGCGGCATACTTTCAGAAATATTACTGAAAGAAAATGTTATTGGTGAATATCGTGATATAATGAATAAGGTCAAAAATATTTACATAACTAAATTAAACAAAAGAATTAGCCAGGACTGCATTATTGAAGTACCTGGAGCATCTGAATTTATTGATTATTTACATAGTAGAAAAGACGTTGTATTATCAATTGCAACAGGTGGTTGGTTTGAGAGTGCTATACTTAAATTAAGGTTTGCAGGAATAGAATTTAAAAATATTCCAATTGCATCATCTAACGATCATTATTCAAAAGCAGAGATAATGAGGATTGCTGAAAGCCGATCTTTAAAGAATATGGTAGCTTCAAATACCTATTTTGGTGATTCTGAATATGATAAAAATGCATCTGAAGATCTAGGTTACAATTTCATTCTAGTAGGTAATTCTATTGTGCATGATAAGAGAATATCTGATTTCACATCAATTAATGAAGTAATGTTACATATTTATTCATAA